The Microbacterium limosum sequence GCGTGTCGAACATCGTCTTCATGGGCATGGGCGAGCCCCTCGCGAACTACGCGCGGGTCATGCAGGCCGTGCGGGTCATGGTCGCGAAGCAGCCCGAGGGGCTCGGCATGAGCGCCCGCGGCATCACCGTCTCGACGGTGGGTCTCGTGCCGGCGATCACGAAGCTTGCGAACGAGGACATTCCCGTCACGTTCGCGCTCTCGCTGCACGCCCCCGACGACACGCTTCGAGACGAGCTCATCCCGGTCAACTCGCGCTGGAAGGTTGACGAGGCGCTGGATGCCGCGCGCGGCTACTTCGAGCGCACGGGCCGCCGCGTCTCGATCGAGTACGCCCTCATCAAGGACATGAACGACCACGGCTGGCGCGCCGACCTGCTCGCGGAGAAGCTCAACGCGCGGGGCCGCGGCTGGGTGCACGTCAACCCGATCCCGCTGAACCCGACCCCCGGGTCGATCTGGACCGCGTCGGACCGCGACGTGCAGAACGAGTTCGTGCGCCGGCTCAACGCCGCCGGCATCCCGACCACCCTGCGCGACACGCGCGGCAAGGAGATCGACGGCGCGTGCGGTCAGCTGGTCGCGACGGCCGACGACGAGAGGGCCGCTGCGGGCGCCTGAGCCTCGGCATCCGCCTCCTGCTCCTCGCAGGCGACGCCGCACGCCTGGGCGTCGAGGTCGAGGATCTCGAGCAGGCGCAGCGCCGCCGGCTCCGCCGTCGTCGAGGCGATCGCGGAGACGATCCAGACGGGCGTCTCGTCGGGGGGCAGCGCCACGGTGACCAGGCCCGATGCCTGCGGCTTCGCGGCGACGTGCTGCGGCACGAGCGCGATCCCGAGGCCCCGGTGGATGAGGTCCAGCAGCGTGTGGATGTCGTCGACCGTGCAGGGGACGCGCCGGGGGATGCCGTGGGCGGCGAAGGCGGCGTCGGTGAGCGTGCGCACCCCCCACGATTCCCGGAAGTCGATGAAGTCGCGCTCGCGCAGCTGCGCCCACTCCACGCGCGCGGACCCGGCGAGCGGGTCGGACGGCGGGACGAGGAGCACGAGCTGGCGCCGCCCCAGCTCGGCGGGGCTCATCGACGCGAGGTGGTCGGTCGTCGCCACGAAGGCGACGTCGAGGTCTCCCCCGCGCACCTGCGCGGCGAGCTCGTGCGAGCCCGCCTGGACGAAATGGATGTCGACCAGCGGGTATCGCCGGTGGAAGCGCTCGAGCAGGGGAGGCACATCCACGACCCCGAGGCACTGCTCGGCGCCCACCCGCAGGCGCCCGGAGAGCTGCCGCGTCGCGCGCACGACGGCGTCGCGGCCCGCCGCCGCCTGCGTGAGCATCTCGCGCGCGAAGGGCAGCAGCGCGCGCCCGGCGTCCGTCGCGACGACGCGCCTGGTGGTGCGGGTGAACAGGCTCGTGCCGAACTCCTCCTCGAGGCTGCGGATCGCCGCCGACAGGCCGGACTGGGACACGCCGCACACGGCCGCGGCCCGGGTGAACTGCTGTTCCTCGGCGAGCGTCACGAGGTACTCCATCTGCCGCAGGTCCATTTATCACCTCTACTTCTGAATGGAAGAATACACAGTTGTTGGACTTCTAGGTTGAGCCCTCCTAGCGTGGAGACGCAACAGTCGACGACGTAAGGAAGTGCTGTGCAGCAGAGAAGAATCGCAGACGTCTCGGTCAGCGCCATCGGGCTCGGCGGAATGCCGATGTCGATCGAGGGCCGCCCCGACGAGGAGCGATCGATCGCCACCATCCACGCCGCGCTCGACGCGGGCGTGACGCTCATCGACACGGCGGACGCCTACCATCGCGACGCGAACGAGGTCGGCCACAACGAGGAGCTCATCGCCCGGGCGCTGCGCAGCTACGGCGGCGACACGTCGGACGTCCTCGTCGCCACCAAGGGCGGACACCTGCGACCGGGCGACGGGTCGTGGACCCTCAACGGCCGCCCCGAGTACATCGTCGAGGCCGCGAAGGCCTCGGCATCCCGCCTCGGGGTAGAGGCGATCGGGCTCTACCAGTTCCACCGCCCCGACCCGGAGGTGCCCTACGCCGAGTCGGTCGGCGCGCTGCGCGAGCTGCTCGATGCGGGCGTCATCCGCATGGCGGGCATCTCGAACGCCGACGTCGCCCAGATCGACGAGGCCCGCGAGGTGCTGGGCGGCCGGCTCGCCTCGGTGCAGAACCAGTTCTCGCCGGCGTTCCGCTCGAGTCTGCCCGAGCTGGAGCACTGCGCCTCGCTCGGCATCGCCTTCCTTCCCTGGTCGCCCCTGGGAGGCATCTCGCGCGCCAGCGCCGTGGGCGAGAACCACGATGCGTTCCAGCGCGTGGCGGACGAGCGCGGGGTCAGTCCCCAGCAGATCGCGCTCGCGTGGGAGCTCGCGCTCGCGCCGAACGTCATCCCGATCCCCGGTGCCTCGCGGCCCGCGAGCATCCAAGACTCCGTGCGGGCGGCCGAGCTCGAGCTGACGGCGGACGAGATCGCCGCGCTGTCGAGCGACACGGAAGCGTGATCGCTCGGCGCATCCCCTCCACCCGCCCGTAGGGCTACGAGCGGTTCCGCGCCGCGGGCCACCGCGTGCCCCGACCCGCGTCGACACAGACAGGACAGGAAGACACATGGTCAACTACCGCTACCTCGGCAACTCCGGATTCAAGGTCTCGGAGATCACCTACGGCAACTGGGTGACGCACGCCTCGCAGGTCGAGAACGAGGCCGCC is a genomic window containing:
- a CDS encoding LysR family transcriptional regulator, which produces MDLRQMEYLVTLAEEQQFTRAAAVCGVSQSGLSAAIRSLEEEFGTSLFTRTTRRVVATDAGRALLPFAREMLTQAAAGRDAVVRATRQLSGRLRVGAEQCLGVVDVPPLLERFHRRYPLVDIHFVQAGSHELAAQVRGGDLDVAFVATTDHLASMSPAELGRRQLVLLVPPSDPLAGSARVEWAQLRERDFIDFRESWGVRTLTDAAFAAHGIPRRVPCTVDDIHTLLDLIHRGLGIALVPQHVAAKPQASGLVTVALPPDETPVWIVSAIASTTAEPAALRLLEILDLDAQACGVACEEQEADAEAQAPAAALSSSAVATS
- a CDS encoding aldo/keto reductase, with protein sequence MQQRRIADVSVSAIGLGGMPMSIEGRPDEERSIATIHAALDAGVTLIDTADAYHRDANEVGHNEELIARALRSYGGDTSDVLVATKGGHLRPGDGSWTLNGRPEYIVEAAKASASRLGVEAIGLYQFHRPDPEVPYAESVGALRELLDAGVIRMAGISNADVAQIDEAREVLGGRLASVQNQFSPAFRSSLPELEHCASLGIAFLPWSPLGGISRASAVGENHDAFQRVADERGVSPQQIALAWELALAPNVIPIPGASRPASIQDSVRAAELELTADEIAALSSDTEA
- the rlmN gene encoding 23S rRNA (adenine(2503)-C(2))-methyltransferase RlmN, which encodes MTDTPPVRTTRPRQVRPATEGWSQKKDAEGRPLLQFASPKRGKPPVHLADMTPAERVAKVTELGLPGFRAKQIAAHYFSRYTSDPAAMTDLPAAGREELVGGLLPPLLTEVRRLQTDGGDTIKFLWKLHDGALVESVLMRYPGRITLCVSSQAGCGMNCPFCATGQAGLTRNMSAAEIVDQIVRANAVIAAGELGGKKSTDHSLERVSNIVFMGMGEPLANYARVMQAVRVMVAKQPEGLGMSARGITVSTVGLVPAITKLANEDIPVTFALSLHAPDDTLRDELIPVNSRWKVDEALDAARGYFERTGRRVSIEYALIKDMNDHGWRADLLAEKLNARGRGWVHVNPIPLNPTPGSIWTASDRDVQNEFVRRLNAAGIPTTLRDTRGKEIDGACGQLVATADDERAAAGA